The genomic interval TCCTCTTTGAGGACCTCTTTCGTGAGTTCGTCACGCTGATCCCACGTTCCCTGATTCTGGTACCACTCCTCGAAGAATGCGACGTCGAGTCGGTTCGAGAGGCCTCGCGCCTGATAGACTGCTTGGAGGATAATCTCACTGAAGCTCTGTTCCCGGACGCTCTGGTACTTCAGGAGGTTGATTGGGAGGGGGACGAGACGGTACTCGTCGAGCATCGAGGACCATGTCTCGTAGAGGTCGCTGTAGGCGCTATCTGAATCCAACCGATTCCAGACCTCCTTTCTGTCTTCCTCTTCGAGATCTGCAGACGCGGTGAGGAGGTTGAGGACGGTCAGCAGGTGGCTCTTCCCGCTGCCGTAGTACCCGTAGAGCCAGTGATTGGCTCCTTTCCGCATCTCCTCGTCGTGGCCGTGAATTCGAGTAAAGAAGTCCCGAAGGAAGTTCTCTGAGGCATCTGTGATGTGGTAGGTGTCGAGGTAGTGGCGGTAGAGCTGATCGCGATGAGCGGCTCTGTCTTCGTCTTCCTCGAACTTCCGGTCGATACGAATCGACTCCTCGAAGGTCGCGTCGTTTTTCTCGAACAGGCCGTCGATGGAAGTCATGCTGAACCCTCTGCGAGCATCGTGTAGAAGTCGTCGACGGGTTCGAACCAGACGCGACTCCGGGCTTCGTGGTGTGTCCAGCCCTCATATCCTGCCAGACGCTTGCTCTGCGGTTCCCAGTACTCTTCGGACTGGAACAGGTAGAGCCAGCCAATCGGCTTCGTGAGCCACTCGTCGCCGTTCTGAGCCCAGGAGTAGTAGGCCGCAACTTGGAGGGGAACGTCGCCGACTTTTGGAGGTTGACCGGCGGTCTCGGTCTTCCCTTCAAGCACACCGATATCACGAAGGGCAGACCTGAGTCCCTGTATCCATCGTTTCTGTGTTGATTCCGAGTACTCTAGCGGCTCGCCAGCTTTGTCGCGGAACTCGTCGAGGATGTTGAGAACAGTATCCGTCTCAAAGTTGAGTGAGGAGGGCCCTTGTTTCATCAGTCGGCGGAGGTACTCGTGGACGACATAGCGGGCCAGTCCGTCGTGGTTGATGAGATAAAGGAAGAGGACCTGTGCCTGATCACGCTCGTTTCGACATTGGTCTAAGATCTCTGGAAGCACCGGGACCGATGGAAGTCCTTCACCTGCTGACTGAAGCCGTGCCCGAATTGCGATAAGTGGCTTTTCAGCGCTGTTCCGACTGCTTCGGTTCGCGACCCGTTCGTCGTACCAGATCTCCTTGACCGACGTCCAATCGAGTTCGTCCGCGTAGAGAGATGCGATATCGTGCGTTCTCTCGGCTTGGATCCCGCAATGAGTCAAATCCGTAGTGATCTTCGATTCGGGGAGTCTCCCAACGAGAGATGGAAGCCATGAGTCCAACTCCCCGTTTCGACCTGTAGCCATACTATGACGAGACCGTGGTATCTACTTAGAAGTTCTTGTGAAGATCTCTGGGCGAATTAACGGATGGCAAGGGAACTTTGATGTGGACTCATTATGAGGTAAGAGACAAGAGCGATACATCATGTCAGGACAATCTTCTCTTGAGGCGAAAGCACAATTGGACAAAGCAGAGCGTGAGCATCTCGAAGACGTTGTTACCAATTTGAGGAAAACCGTTGAGAAGGATATTGAGTATCAGCTTGAACATTCGTACGAGCTAAATAGCGAGGATGGGGGCAAAGGTCTCTCTGACGAAGAGGCAGCTACTAGAGCAGAGTTGGTTACTGCTGTTGAACGAGAGGATGGCGACAAATCTTGGGAGGTGAAATTTGAACGTTATGTGATGGGCGTTGGTTACACAATTGTTAACCGACTCACTGCCCTGCGTTGTATGGAGGTCCGGGGATTTATCGATCGCCCAGTCACTCAATTTGGGGATTCGGGGACGACTCCAGCAGCTGAAAGGCTTGAGACGGATGAATTCCTAGGGCCAAACGAGGCTATTATTGAAGCTTATGATAGGGAATGTGAAAAGCTATCCGAAGAAATCGAGATTCTCTTTGATTCTGACTCACCATACAGCATAATTGATCCTGATGTGGATATTTTTGAAGAGCTATGCCTTGCGCTTGATGATGTACCCGAGGAGCTCTGGCGAGCAGACGATGTTCTTGGATGGGTTTACGAATATTACAATACTCCTAAGCTCCAAGAAGTTCGAAAGAAAGCTCGGCAAGGAAAGCTAAAAGCGGACGATGTCCCAGCGGCGAATCAGTTCTATACCCCACATTGGGTCGTGAGACAGCTCACCGACAATTCACTGGGGAAAATGTATCTTGAAAGCAAAGATGAATTCCATTCAACGGTCGATCAACAATCTCATCTATCTATGTCGGAGAGAAAAAACCGAACTCCACATATTCAGGATTCACCATCGGTTTCGGATTATTGCACGTATTTGATCCCTTCTGAGACAAACCAGGATGTTACTGACTTCCAAAATGTAGAAGAAATCCGAGTAATAGACCCTGCATGCGGGAGTGGGCATTTCCTACTTTACGCATTTGATGTTCTAGAGCGTATTTGGCGGACTGAAACAGAGATACCACCTGAGGATATTCCCAGAAAAATTCTCCGGCATAATCTATTTGGGGTTGATCTAGACATGCGGGCTTGTCAATTAGCTGCATTTAATCTCTATCTTAAGGCAAGGACCCGCACCGAGGCTGAAGGAAAGTCTTCCTTTGAAATGCCAAATATTGGCGTTGTTTGCGCAGATGCACGAATTGCAAACTTCGATGACGCAAGGGAACTATTCGAGGAAGTGAGTGGTGAAAAAGATGAATTACATAAGGCACTCGAAAGTCTCATCGACCAATTCGAAGATGTTCATGGTATCGGGGGGCTCTTAGACGTCAGAGGGACTCTGTCCGAACAATTTTTGGAAACTCAATCAGATACGCTTCAGACTACATTTGAAGACGACTGGGACGCGGATCTAACTCTACAAAGCTTCCTGAATACACTTCAAGATGCTATAGACAAACGAATAAATGGAGACTCGTTTGCAGCCCAAGATTTGAAAAGTTTCGTGCGCCTTCTGTCAGTTCTTGCACAGGATTATGATGTTGCTCTTATGAATCCTCCATATGGATCAGCACAACGCGGTCGAATGCCTCAAACAGTCAAGTCGTACGTTGAAGATCATTACGACTATGCTCCTCAGTATTACCTGAACTTTTTCGAAGTCTGTGATCAGATATCAAAAGAAGACGGCCGAGTCGGTATGCTCGTCCCGCGATCCTTTATGTTCAGTCGGCGTTATCAGAGTTTTCGAGATGATTTTATTGGGAATAAAGGTTCGTTCGACTTTCTTGCCGAATTCGGAGAAGGAATCTTGGATAACGCCACTGTTCGAACTGTCGGAACTGTTGTTAGAACGAGTGGGACAGGAGGTAGTCAGGGAGACTTTTTCCGACTCCATGACATTCCTACAGAACAAAAAGAGGAGACTTTTCTTAATACCGCATTTGGTTCGGATATTTCTGATGATGTTCAACGTCATTACCGGCTTCCGCTGGAAGATTTTAGCAAGATCCCGGGATCACCACTTAGTTACTGGACTCCTGATGAAATTAGAGAATTTCACAATACCGAATTAAAGATAGATCCTGAAGCTGCTAAAGTCGATGGGGAAGCAGTATGTAGGGTCAAAACTGGAATTCAAACTGGGAAAAACCCAAGATTTGTCAGACGACACTGGGAAGTTAATGATGCCGAGGGCTTTGTTCCATATGCTAAAGGTGGTGAAGAAGCCTGGATTGCGCCCCATATCGATCGTTGTATTAATTGGTTTTCTGATGGTGCTGAGGTAGAGCGATACAAAGGTTCAAAAATTTATAATGAGGATTTCTTTGAGAGAGAAGGTTTGACTTGGACCTATAGTAAGGAAACAGGTCGAAGATTTGGTTATTACCCCCCCGGAGGGATATTCGATATTATGGGGTCAATGATATTCCCTCAAAGTGTACCTACTTGGACACTGATGTCGGCTCTAAATTCGACGCTCTATCATGGAATTTTCCTTTCCCTAACACCCGAAAGAAATTGGAAAGTAAGCGACGTAGGGCGGATTCCATGGCACAAAAAGTTTGAAGAACAGAACGATCTGCTAGAAGCTGCTTCTATCGATCAATATGATGTGTCTATTGCATCTAGTGAGGGTGACCCTACGAGTCCATTCTACGTCGCCCCTTCAGTCTATCCTGGTAATCGAGAGTATTTCTATGATCACATATATACGGAGGATTCCAGTCCCCAAGACAGGGAACTATCTTCGGATATGAGCTTGAGTCAGCTATCTAAGTCTGCAAAAATTACTAAGCTAAACCGAGAACAGACTCTGGAAGAGAGTGCGAGCGAGATTGACGATCTAATGTTCAGCGTGGCTGGTGTATCAGAGTCCACAAAAGAACAGTTACTCCAAGAAATCGCTCTAAGGACTTCTGAGGATCCACGAGATCGCAAACCTGACAAAGTTAAAAATGTTGAAGTTACAGAACAAGAAATACGCGCCGATATAAAAGAGCTCATTCATCACTTAGTTCTTGAAATTGTATCGGAAACGGAAGATGGAGTCGTACCTATCCATGCTTCCTCAGAGCTAAAGACTGTCCTTGACGAACTGGAAATAAAGTTTCAAGAAATCTTTGGAGACTATGCAGAGGAAAGATTAGCAGAAGCGGATCAGCTCTTAGGGGACCTTCCCGCGGGTGATTCTCCTTATCCGAATCTGGACCAATGGATTTCAGATAGTCTATTTGATTATCATGTTGGTAAATTCGAAAATACACCAATCGTATGGAAATTATCTACGAATAATTTGGTATCAAATCCTCTCACCGAAGGATTTGCGTGTATACTTGATTACCAACGTCTTGATTCGTCGGTTTTCGACCGACTTGAGACAAAGTACCTTGAGCCTGAAAAGTCGGAATTGAACGAGCGTAGGAACGCAGCCGAACGTCGGAGTAATAATGAATCGCTCTCTACTTCTGAGCGTGCAGAAGCTTCTGAAGAGTACGAGCGTTGCGAAAGCGCCCTTACTCAGATCAATGAGCTCCAAGAAGCCATGATGCAGTTGAGTTCACCCCACGTTCCGGA from Halobellus litoreus carries:
- the pglX gene encoding BREX-5 system adenine-specific DNA-methyltransferase PglX yields the protein MSGQSSLEAKAQLDKAEREHLEDVVTNLRKTVEKDIEYQLEHSYELNSEDGGKGLSDEEAATRAELVTAVEREDGDKSWEVKFERYVMGVGYTIVNRLTALRCMEVRGFIDRPVTQFGDSGTTPAAERLETDEFLGPNEAIIEAYDRECEKLSEEIEILFDSDSPYSIIDPDVDIFEELCLALDDVPEELWRADDVLGWVYEYYNTPKLQEVRKKARQGKLKADDVPAANQFYTPHWVVRQLTDNSLGKMYLESKDEFHSTVDQQSHLSMSERKNRTPHIQDSPSVSDYCTYLIPSETNQDVTDFQNVEEIRVIDPACGSGHFLLYAFDVLERIWRTETEIPPEDIPRKILRHNLFGVDLDMRACQLAAFNLYLKARTRTEAEGKSSFEMPNIGVVCADARIANFDDARELFEEVSGEKDELHKALESLIDQFEDVHGIGGLLDVRGTLSEQFLETQSDTLQTTFEDDWDADLTLQSFLNTLQDAIDKRINGDSFAAQDLKSFVRLLSVLAQDYDVALMNPPYGSAQRGRMPQTVKSYVEDHYDYAPQYYLNFFEVCDQISKEDGRVGMLVPRSFMFSRRYQSFRDDFIGNKGSFDFLAEFGEGILDNATVRTVGTVVRTSGTGGSQGDFFRLHDIPTEQKEETFLNTAFGSDISDDVQRHYRLPLEDFSKIPGSPLSYWTPDEIREFHNTELKIDPEAAKVDGEAVCRVKTGIQTGKNPRFVRRHWEVNDAEGFVPYAKGGEEAWIAPHIDRCINWFSDGAEVERYKGSKIYNEDFFEREGLTWTYSKETGRRFGYYPPGGIFDIMGSMIFPQSVPTWTLMSALNSTLYHGIFLSLTPERNWKVSDVGRIPWHKKFEEQNDLLEAASIDQYDVSIASSEGDPTSPFYVAPSVYPGNREYFYDHIYTEDSSPQDRELSSDMSLSQLSKSAKITKLNREQTLEESASEIDDLMFSVAGVSESTKEQLLQEIALRTSEDPRDRKPDKVKNVEVTEQEIRADIKELIHHLVLEIVSETEDGVVPIHASSELKTVLDELEIKFQEIFGDYAEERLAEADQLLGDLPAGDSPYPNLDQWISDSLFDYHVGKFENTPIVWKLSTNNLVSNPLTEGFACILDYQRLDSSVFDRLETKYLEPEKSELNERRNAAERRSNNESLSTSERAEASEEYERCESALTQINELQEAMMQLSSPHVPDRDPQVETIAADLKPKVVRFRERTVERLETLDALVEEMDPEKFDEVFSPKFLQRVNENREDWIEALKMLETACAEYSKGPEHPVETHLYDLFVYVDDIIGSTYHGSNDITFMNHYFSKGKSYLEDGRPQDGLDNDIHLLAELAAETDEDVELGRDVKGECNKLSKMLPSDWKTRTRSEILTTGYNPVKKYGVEVNIQPLAEKNIVPEIVEDKIL
- a CDS encoding BrxA family protein, with the protein product MATGRNGELDSWLPSLVGRLPESKITTDLTHCGIQAERTHDIASLYADELDWTSVKEIWYDERVANRSSRNSAEKPLIAIRARLQSAGEGLPSVPVLPEILDQCRNERDQAQVLFLYLINHDGLARYVVHEYLRRLMKQGPSSLNFETDTVLNILDEFRDKAGEPLEYSESTQKRWIQGLRSALRDIGVLEGKTETAGQPPKVGDVPLQVAAYYSWAQNGDEWLTKPIGWLYLFQSEEYWEPQSKRLAGYEGWTHHEARSRVWFEPVDDFYTMLAEGSA